One stretch of Diabrotica undecimpunctata isolate CICGRU chromosome 5, icDiaUnde3, whole genome shotgun sequence DNA includes these proteins:
- the LOC140440593 gene encoding prostatic acid phosphatase-like, giving the protein MGVLATGLFVGFLGILGVSAELIAVVQVVRHGQRTPVRFFPTNKYSDSSYWGNLASGALTNEGKRQHFALGQYTRRRYPNFLPLNYNASSFRAYTTDVERTHMSAQSNVYSLFPATDEQVWRRNVNWQPIPIHPISMDEFWGDSSCDNFYKLRTEALNDELSQSINEEYAEVYKYINKYSGLDIKSYYQIHSVFDDFKIQEDVGLPLPDWAKAVYPEPITSIAGWFFEVFSRTTQMKRLIKGRFLNKVVEYFEKMAVDPSSYEKYQFYSGHDSNIASLLNSFGSFRPPYPPNFASTVYIELHFESWRHVVKVFSKDGDNVKQISVNGCTLNCPLSTFKEVLSDILIGKETFDEECSNIKDTSALKKLLLADNNTSRVTTEEIRKTSFLT; this is encoded by the exons ATGGGTGTCCTAGCTACAGGTTTATTCGTTGGTTTTCTGGGGATTCTCGGTGTCAGTGCTGAGTTAATAGCTGTTGTACAG gtaGTTCGGCATGGTCAAAGGACACCCGTCAGATTTTTTCCAACTAACAAATATTCAGATAGCTCCTATTGGGGAAATCTTGCATCAGGAGCGTTAACAAAT gAAGGTAAACGCCAACATTTTGCTTTGGGTCAATACACAAGAAGAAGATATCCAAATTTTCTTCCCTTGAATTATAACGCATCAAGTTTCCGCGCTTATACAACAGATGTTGAACGCACCCATATGTCGGCACAAAGCAATGTATATTCCCTCTTTCCAGCTACTGACGAGCAGGTGTGGCGTAGAAACGTGAATTGGCAGCCAATTCCCATTCACCCAATAAGCATGGATGAGTTTTGGGGAGACTCGTCGTGTGATAACTTTTATAAGTTAAGGACTGAAGCTTTAAATGACGAATTGTCTCAATCTATCAACGAAGAATATGCAGAAGtatacaaatatattaataagtaTAGTGGATTGGATATTAAAAGTTATTATCAAATTCACTCCGTTTTTGACGATTTCAAGATTCAAGAGGACGTAGGACTACCTCTTCCAGATTGGGCTAAAGCTGTTTACCCAGAACCTATAACTTCTATTGCTGGGTGGTTTTTTGAGGTCTTTTCTAGGACAACACAAATGAAAAGACTAA TTAAGGGAAGATTTCTGAACAAAGTAGTAGAATACTTCGAAAAAATGGCAGTCGATCCAAGTTCTTATGAAAAATATCAATTTTACAGTGGTCATGACAGCAACATCGCGTCACTCTTAAACTCATTTGGATCCTTTAGACCTCCTTATCCACCAAATTTTGCAAGTACAGTTTATATTGAGCTGCATTTTGAAAGCTGGCGGCATGTTGTGAAGGTTTTTAGTAAAGACGGGGACAACGTGAAGCAAATCAGTGTTAATGGATGTACATTGAACTGTCCTCTATCAACATTTAAAGAAGTCCTTAGCGATATTTTAATTGGTAAGGAAACATTTGATGAAGAATGCAGTAACATCAAAGATACGAGTGCTCTAAAAAAACTTTTACTAGCAGACAATAATACTTCCAGAGTAACTACAGAAGAAATTAGGAAGACCAGTTTTTTAACATAA